One stretch of Zingiber officinale cultivar Zhangliang chromosome 6B, Zo_v1.1, whole genome shotgun sequence DNA includes these proteins:
- the LOC121990210 gene encoding uncharacterized protein LOC121990210, which translates to MPLTDSEEDSFLFPVKEIVQYPLLGYVAPSSISFSPDGRLISYLFNPDGTLHRKVFAFEVASQRQELVICPPDGGGLDESNLSAEEKLRRERSRERGLGVTRYEWKSRSTSSSCSTPGKPTIMVPLPNGVYF; encoded by the exons ATGCCCCTTACTGATTCTGAGGAAGACTCTTTCCTCTTTCCCGTGAAGGAGATCGTCCAGTACCCTCTTCTGGGATACGTCGCTCCCTCTTCCATCAGCTTCAGCCCCGATGGGCGCTTGATCTCCTATCTCTTCAACCCCGATGGTACCCTCCACCGTAAAGTCTTCGCCTTTGAAGTTGCCTCACAGCGGCAGGAGCTTGTGATTTGCCCGCCTGATGGAGGCGGCCTTGATGAGAGTAATCTCTCGGCTGAAGAGAAGCTGAGGCGAGAGAGGTCAAGGGAGAGGGGATTGGGAGTCACGAGGTACGAGTGGAAATCGAGgtcgacgtcctcttcttgctccACTCCAGGGAAGCCCACTATCATGGTGCCATTGCCAAATGGG GTATATTTCTAG